The Octadecabacter arcticus 238 genome contains a region encoding:
- a CDS encoding N-formylglutamate amidohydrolase, producing MNHLQRAIPHDPVLVLNPEGRSNVVVVCEHASRFIPPEFENLGLDDLVRQSHIAWDPGALGVAHGLAKCLDAKLIASNVSRLVVDCNRPPSARDAMPERGETMDVPGNMNLTAAQRDKRTSRYYDPFHASLGAAIAAIQDPIVVTVHSFTPIFHGTPRNVEIGILHDDDDRLANAMIQVAPSHTDLKVAINDPYGPKDGVTHTLKEHAIKVGHLNVMLEIGNDLIADAQSQDAMATCLAKWLSNALAILGVSEGVQC from the coding sequence ATGAATCACCTTCAGCGAGCCATACCACACGACCCGGTTTTGGTCCTCAATCCTGAGGGGCGATCGAATGTGGTCGTGGTGTGCGAACATGCGAGCCGGTTTATTCCACCCGAATTTGAAAATCTCGGATTGGATGACCTCGTGCGGCAAAGCCATATTGCGTGGGACCCCGGCGCGCTGGGCGTTGCTCATGGTTTGGCAAAATGCCTGGACGCAAAATTGATCGCATCAAACGTGTCGCGGCTGGTCGTGGATTGTAACCGCCCCCCGTCGGCGCGTGATGCCATGCCCGAGCGAGGCGAAACGATGGATGTTCCGGGAAATATGAACCTAACGGCAGCGCAACGCGACAAACGAACCAGCCGTTATTATGATCCGTTTCACGCCAGCCTTGGTGCGGCCATTGCAGCCATTCAAGACCCGATCGTCGTCACTGTGCATAGCTTCACGCCGATCTTTCATGGAACGCCGCGCAACGTCGAAATAGGCATTTTGCACGATGATGATGATCGCCTTGCCAACGCGATGATCCAAGTTGCGCCGTCCCATACGGATTTGAAGGTGGCGATAAACGACCCTTACGGCCCGAAAGATGGCGTGACCCACACCTTAAAAGAACATGCGATCAAGGTCGGCCACCTGAATGTGATGCTGGAAATCGGCAATGACCTGATTGCTGACGCGCAGTCGCAGGACGCCATGGCAACGTGCCTTGCCAAATGGCTGTCGAATGCCCTTGCCATTTTGGGCGTGTCGGAGGGCGTACAATGCTAG
- a CDS encoding TRAP transporter small permease subunit: MQRFIRAVDAVNYRVGRVIMYGIFVLMGILLWSSISKTFFLPTLWTLEMAQFVMVAYYILGGPYSVQLGSNVRMDLLYGEWSIRKKAWFDLFTVLFLIFYLCVLLYGAVSSTAYSLGYWGTEPFSFFSGLVTGAEEIGHMERSPTAWRPYLWPIKSIMILGMFLMLLQCLSELFKDVLRLKGESI; encoded by the coding sequence ATGCAGCGATTTATCCGCGCTGTTGACGCTGTAAACTACCGCGTCGGGCGCGTTATCATGTACGGTATCTTCGTTCTGATGGGGATTTTGCTGTGGTCATCGATCAGCAAAACGTTCTTTTTGCCGACCCTTTGGACACTGGAAATGGCGCAGTTTGTGATGGTTGCCTACTACATCCTTGGTGGCCCCTATTCCGTCCAGCTGGGGTCCAACGTGAGAATGGATTTGTTGTACGGCGAATGGTCAATCCGCAAGAAGGCATGGTTCGATCTGTTCACCGTGCTTTTCCTTATCTTTTACCTTTGCGTCCTGCTGTACGGGGCCGTTAGTTCAACAGCCTATTCACTGGGTTATTGGGGCACAGAACCGTTCTCGTTCTTTAGTGGACTGGTCACCGGCGCGGAAGAAATCGGTCACATGGAACGCTCGCCAACCGCATGGCGTCCCTATCTGTGGCCGATTAAATCAATCATGATCTTGGGAATGTTTCTGATGCTTTTGCAATGCCTGTCGGAACTGTTCAAAGATGTCTTGCGCCTTAAGGGTGAATCGATCTGA
- a CDS encoding TRAP transporter large permease → MSYELIATLMFSSMMLMLLTGQRVFGAIGFIAVAAALLLWGDKGGFDIGFSAAMKLMKWYPLLTLPMFIFMGYVLSESKIADDLYKMFHVWMGGLRGGLAIGTIGLMVLISAMNGLSVAGMAIGSTIALPELLKRGYDKRMVTGVIQAGSSLGILVPPSVVLVLYAMIARQPVGQLWLAGVIPGLMMAALFIIYIVVRCRINPVLGPVLPASERDIPRAEKLRLLRAGLLPVLIFAVMMVPFVRGWTSLVESSAIGAIAAFVAAVIKGRMTREVFENSVRNTLGITCMFMWIILAALAFGAVFDGLGAVKAIEFVFTDRLNLSPWTILILMQLSFILMGTFLDDTAMLVIVAPLYVPLVGELGFDLIWYGILYTITTQIAYMTPPFGYNLFLMRAMAPPEITLRDIYSSITPFVLIMVLALALVMVFPGIATWLPNYVYN, encoded by the coding sequence ATGTCATATGAATTGATCGCAACCTTAATGTTCTCATCTATGATGCTAATGCTGCTGACAGGCCAGCGTGTGTTTGGCGCTATCGGCTTTATCGCAGTTGCCGCAGCACTGCTGCTGTGGGGTGACAAGGGCGGCTTTGACATCGGGTTTTCTGCGGCCATGAAGCTGATGAAATGGTACCCGCTTTTGACACTGCCGATGTTTATTTTCATGGGCTATGTGCTTTCGGAAAGTAAGATTGCCGACGACCTGTACAAGATGTTTCACGTCTGGATGGGTGGTCTGCGCGGCGGGCTTGCGATCGGCACAATCGGACTGATGGTGCTGATTTCCGCGATGAACGGTTTGAGTGTGGCAGGCATGGCTATCGGGTCCACCATCGCCCTGCCCGAACTTTTGAAACGCGGTTACGACAAACGAATGGTCACCGGCGTGATTCAGGCGGGGTCAAGTCTGGGCATTCTTGTACCACCCTCGGTGGTGCTGGTCCTTTATGCGATGATTGCGCGCCAACCTGTCGGGCAGCTGTGGCTGGCAGGGGTCATTCCGGGCCTGATGATGGCCGCGCTGTTTATCATCTACATTGTCGTGCGCTGCCGGATAAATCCGGTGCTTGGACCAGTTTTACCCGCCAGTGAACGTGACATTCCACGTGCCGAAAAACTGCGTTTGCTGCGCGCGGGCTTGCTCCCCGTCTTGATCTTTGCGGTGATGATGGTGCCGTTCGTGCGCGGGTGGACATCGCTTGTGGAAAGTTCGGCCATTGGCGCGATTGCCGCCTTCGTCGCTGCGGTGATCAAGGGCCGCATGACGCGCGAGGTTTTTGAAAACTCGGTGCGCAACACCCTCGGTATCACCTGTATGTTCATGTGGATTATCCTCGCGGCGTTGGCGTTCGGTGCCGTATTTGATGGGCTGGGTGCGGTCAAAGCGATTGAGTTCGTATTTACTGACCGCTTGAACCTAAGCCCTTGGACCATTCTGATCCTGATGCAGCTAAGCTTCATCTTGATGGGCACGTTCCTTGACGACACTGCAATGCTGGTGATCGTCGCGCCGCTTTATGTGCCGCTCGTTGGGGAATTGGGTTTCGATCTAATCTGGTACGGCATCCTTTATACAATCACGACGCAGATCGCTTATATGACACCGCCCTTCGGCTATAATCTGTTCCTTATGCGGGCAATGGCCCCGCCAGAAATCACCCTTCGCGATATCTATTCATCGATCACACCTTTCGTGCTGATCATGGTTCTGGCGCTTGCCTTGGTCATGGTCTTCCCCGGCATCGCCACGTGGCTCCCGAATTACGTGTATAATTAA